In the Octadecabacter sp. SW4 genome, one interval contains:
- a CDS encoding multicopper oxidase domain-containing protein translates to MIMRLFLIFGLILLGGTGYFIVVQTPPTVQATPMIGEIERIREEGLLPEGIMSENEEIEHEVFGVPPEDEAMIEAAMENMDMGDMDMGGMDMGADGEMDMAADGEMDMAADGEMDMAADGEMDMAADGEMDMAADGEMDMGADGEMDMAADGEMDMGADGEMDMAADGEMDMDMDGDGVPDMRASEMDMGADGGMDMAADGEMDMGADDEEEAERLMAGQMAGLIITDDGEFDREIALSMSEWTFSELEIDAKPGERIRFTMRNDGNIVHEFMFMGMAQMQGVNYRARRADWNLLEHEALYEQSLLLPGEEITFVAEVVRPGAWMFMCMLPYHMQMGMMGQLATEGMAMDM, encoded by the coding sequence ATGATCATGCGATTGTTTCTGATATTCGGGCTGATCCTTCTTGGAGGAACAGGTTATTTCATCGTCGTTCAGACCCCGCCGACCGTGCAGGCCACGCCCATGATCGGCGAGATCGAGCGGATTCGCGAGGAGGGTTTGTTGCCGGAAGGTATCATGTCCGAGAACGAAGAGATCGAACACGAAGTTTTCGGAGTGCCGCCCGAAGATGAAGCGATGATCGAGGCCGCCATGGAGAACATGGACATGGGTGACATGGACATGGGCGGCATGGACATGGGCGCTGATGGCGAGATGGACATGGCTGCCGATGGCGAGATGGACATGGCTGCCGATGGCGAGATGGACATGGCTGCCGATGGCGAGATGGACATGGCTGCCGATGGCGAAATGGACATGGCTGCCGATGGCGAAATGGACATGGGCGCTGATGGCGAGATGGACATGGCTGCTGACGGCGAGATGGACATGGGCGCTGATGGCGAAATGGACATGGCCGCTGACGGCGAGATGGACATGGACATGGACGGCGACGGCGTGCCCGACATGCGCGCGTCCGAGATGGACATGGGCGCTGATGGCGGCATGGACATGGCTGCCGATGGCGAGATGGACATGGGCGCTGACGATGAAGAAGAGGCCGAGCGACTGATGGCGGGCCAAATGGCCGGTCTCATCATCACCGACGACGGCGAATTTGATCGCGAGATCGCGCTTTCAATGTCGGAATGGACGTTCTCGGAGCTCGAAATCGATGCCAAGCCCGGGGAGCGTATCCGATTCACTATGCGTAACGACGGCAATATCGTGCATGAGTTCATGTTCATGGGGATGGCGCAGATGCAGGGCGTGAACTATCGCGCACGCCGCGCGGACTGGAACCTGCTAGAGCACGAAGCGCTCTATGAGCAGTCGCTGCTTTTGCCGGGAGAGGAGATCACTTTCGTTGCCGAAGTGGTCCGACCCGGGGCATGGATGTTCATGTGCATGCTGCCCTATCACATGCAGATGGGCATGATGGGCCAGTTGGCGACCGAAGGCATGGCAATGGACATGTAA
- a CDS encoding cbb3-type cytochrome c oxidase subunit I, which translates to MASVHDAERMGTKPHWEPEDVIGKMTLSTLLFSHHYRHIAIKGMLTSVVMLGLGGLMAILFRTELAYPDIQILDARPYMSLMTLHGMFMVFGFIIPFVVSIMYYMMPKILGTEELLWARGAQWSYWLLILAAVLLVISRPDFTWTFYPPMSLRVGGELVWMGYVAVALVALSEFLAGAVLLKNGLAAAKRKGFSKLPLMGWGAISEGILLLLSTPILGLVGIVMLTDWLEVTALYDPARGGNVMTFMFMFWFYGHPAVYLPLMPAVAILYTLLPRFLGRPIWSYWSAVTAFALLTVLGFVVYPHHFQPAENVSGWLQRTTQILTLMIFIPSTLHVFNWIATLWSDPIPASARRAVPFKFIVASIFFLMYGGVTAYVNAQIATDSDFVHNTYFVPAHFHAMFVGFMANMAMAGIYYLYPYFTGRMYSQRMGNIHFWFWQIGIFTKVTMMYLLGFNYFPRWVVDYLDLPQWSTPQLILTGAAYLIGLGFIVFVYNIMRSSTVGTTVSGDPWAIEDNDTSGSAEPVPAE; encoded by the coding sequence ATGGCAAGTGTGCATGATGCAGAACGTATGGGGACCAAACCCCACTGGGAGCCGGAGGACGTCATCGGCAAGATGACACTTTCGACGCTTCTCTTTTCCCACCACTACCGGCATATCGCCATCAAGGGCATGCTGACCTCGGTGGTTATGCTGGGCCTTGGTGGCCTGATGGCGATCCTGTTCAGGACCGAACTGGCCTATCCTGACATCCAGATTCTGGATGCCCGACCCTATATGTCACTGATGACCCTGCACGGCATGTTCATGGTCTTCGGGTTCATCATCCCGTTTGTCGTGTCGATCATGTATTACATGATGCCAAAGATCCTTGGCACCGAAGAACTTTTGTGGGCGCGTGGCGCGCAATGGAGCTACTGGCTTTTGATCCTCGCAGCGGTGCTGCTGGTGATCTCGCGCCCGGACTTTACCTGGACATTCTATCCGCCGATGTCGCTGCGTGTCGGCGGTGAACTGGTCTGGATGGGCTATGTTGCGGTGGCCCTTGTGGCGCTTTCGGAGTTTCTTGCCGGTGCGGTGCTGCTGAAAAACGGCTTGGCTGCGGCCAAGCGCAAGGGTTTCAGCAAACTGCCCCTGATGGGCTGGGGAGCGATTTCCGAAGGGATACTGTTGCTCTTGTCGACCCCGATCCTTGGGCTTGTCGGTATCGTCATGCTGACTGACTGGCTGGAGGTGACGGCGCTCTACGATCCCGCGCGCGGCGGTAACGTAATGACCTTTATGTTCATGTTCTGGTTCTATGGTCACCCGGCCGTCTATCTGCCGCTGATGCCGGCTGTGGCGATCCTCTATACCCTTTTGCCGCGGTTTCTGGGCCGTCCGATCTGGAGCTACTGGTCGGCAGTCACGGCTTTCGCATTGCTGACGGTGCTGGGCTTCGTTGTTTATCCGCACCACTTCCAACCTGCCGAGAATGTCAGCGGCTGGCTGCAACGCACGACACAGATCCTGACGCTGATGATCTTTATCCCGTCCACGTTACATGTGTTCAACTGGATTGCGACGCTTTGGTCTGATCCGATCCCGGCGTCGGCCCGTCGCGCGGTGCCGTTCAAGTTCATAGTCGCGTCGATATTCTTCCTGATGTATGGCGGCGTAACGGCCTATGTGAACGCCCAGATCGCAACCGACAGTGATTTCGTGCACAACACCTATTTCGTGCCGGCGCACTTCCACGCGATGTTCGTGGGCTTCATGGCCAATATGGCGATGGCAGGGATTTACTATCTTTATCCCTACTTCACCGGTCGGATGTATAGCCAGAGAATGGGTAACATTCATTTCTGGTTCTGGCAGATCGGTATCTTTACCAAAGTTACGATGATGTATCTGCTTGGGTTCAATTACTTCCCGCGCTGGGTAGTGGACTATCTGGACCTGCCGCAGTGGTCGACCCCGCAGCTGATCCTGACCGGTGCAGCCTATCTGATTGGTCTCGGGTTCATCGTGTTCGTCTATAACATCATGCGCAGTTCGACCGTTGGGACTACCGTTTCCGGTGACCCCTGGGCGATCGAGGACAATGACACGTCCGGCTCGGCCGAGCCGGTCCCAGCGGAATAA